The Argentina anserina chromosome 3, drPotAnse1.1, whole genome shotgun sequence genome includes a region encoding these proteins:
- the LOC126785883 gene encoding nuclear transcription factor Y subunit A-7 encodes MTSSVHDHSDNSESDDRQKHSESPMISSSTAPGMSHPGMPGPMQYVPPSQIGAAHAVAPGAYPYPDPYYRSIFAPYDTQPYPPQPYGGQPTVHLQLMGIQQAGVPLPTDAVEEPVFVNAKQYHGILRRRQSRAKAESENKALKNRKPYLHESRHLHALRRARGCGGRFLNAKKDENEQSEGDNPQAIINLNSDKSERSSSDRTS; translated from the exons ATGACTTCTTCTGTTCACGATCATTCAG ATAACAGTGAATCTGATGATCGGCAAAAGCATTCAGAATCGCCGATGATTTCTTCCTCAACTGCACCTGGAATGTCTCATCCTGGAATGCCAGGCCCTATGCAGTATGTACCTCCTTCGCAGATTGGAGCAGCACATGCGGTG GCACCAGGAGCCTACCCATATCCGGACCCTTACTACAGAAGCATCTTTGCTCCTTATGACACACAACCATATCCTCCACAACCGTATGGGGGGCAACCAACG GTCCATCTTCAGTTAATGGGAATTCAGCAAGCAGGAGTTCCATTGCCAACAGATGCAGTTGAGGAACCTGTGTTTGTAAATGCAAAACAATATCATGGCATCTTGCGACGTCGGCAGTCTCGTGCTAAGgcagaatctgaaaacaaagcTTTAAAAAATCGCAAG CCTTACTTGCATGAGTCTCGACACCTGCATGCACTGAGAAGAGCTAGAGGATGTGGAGGGCGGTTTCTAAATGCCAAAAAAGATGAGAATGAACAGAGTGAAGGAGACAATCCACAGGCAATTATCAACTTGAACTCTGATAAAAGTGAGCGTTCTTCCTCAGACAGAACATCCTAA